A window of the Bradyrhizobium ottawaense genome harbors these coding sequences:
- a CDS encoding ABC transporter ATP-binding protein: MSAPAIVQVEDLDVYYGTSQILFGVGLSVRQGETMALLGRNGAGKSTTMKAIMGLAPARRGKVTLSGRVVSGLKPHHIARAGLGFVPEDRQIFPEHTVEDNLVIGAKKGPNGEDEWSIRRIYDVFPLLEPLRYRIAGRLSGGEQQMLAIARTLMGNPALLLLDEPSEGLAPIIVQRIGELLRQLRGTGATVLIAEQNMHFCLGLASHATVIDKGQIVYTSGIEELKANDNIRQRYLAL, from the coding sequence ATGAGCGCGCCGGCGATCGTCCAGGTCGAGGATCTCGACGTCTATTACGGCACCAGCCAGATCCTGTTCGGTGTCGGCCTGTCGGTACGGCAGGGCGAGACCATGGCGCTGCTCGGCCGCAACGGCGCCGGCAAGTCGACCACTATGAAGGCGATCATGGGGCTGGCGCCGGCCCGCCGCGGCAAGGTCACCCTGAGCGGCAGGGTCGTGTCCGGGCTGAAGCCGCACCACATCGCCCGCGCCGGCCTCGGCTTCGTGCCGGAGGACCGCCAGATTTTCCCCGAACATACGGTCGAGGATAATCTGGTCATCGGTGCCAAGAAGGGGCCCAATGGCGAGGACGAATGGTCGATCCGGCGTATCTATGACGTGTTTCCGCTGCTTGAGCCGCTGCGATACCGCATTGCGGGACGGCTGTCGGGCGGCGAACAGCAGATGCTGGCGATTGCACGGACATTGATGGGCAATCCGGCGTTGCTTTTGCTGGACGAGCCGAGTGAGGGGCTGGCGCCGATCATCGTGCAGCGGATCGGCGAATTGCTGCGCCAGCTCCGCGGCACCGGTGCCACGGTGTTGATCGCCGAGCAGAACATGCATTTTTGCCTTGGCCTTGCGAGCCACGCGACGGTTATCGACAAGGGCCAGATCGTCTACACATCCGGGATCGAAGAGCTGAAAGCCAACGATAACATTCGTCAGCGCTACCTCGCGCTGTAG
- a CDS encoding ABC transporter ATP-binding protein, whose amino-acid sequence MLEIRGLSKSFGGVKATDNVSLDFADGSLTAVIGPNGAGKSTFFNLITGALKPDSGQILLDGVDMAGRTPPDIVRHGIGRAFQVASIFPSLTVHETMLAAVCADQRRAGVLHRRFPLAETRDRAEHAMELLGLASKRDRTAATLSHGDQKLLDIALALVLEPKVLLLDEPTAGMGTEERWRMIDKVHELWQKQKITVVFIEHDMDIVFKIAPEIVVLCYGRILATGTPDAIRRDPAVIEAYLGTEHQAEAAL is encoded by the coding sequence ATGCTGGAGATTCGCGGGCTTTCCAAATCATTCGGCGGCGTCAAGGCGACGGATAACGTGTCGCTCGACTTTGCGGACGGGTCGCTGACAGCCGTGATCGGCCCGAACGGCGCCGGCAAGAGCACGTTCTTCAACCTGATCACCGGCGCGCTGAAGCCGGACTCCGGGCAGATACTGCTTGATGGCGTCGACATGGCCGGCCGCACGCCGCCCGATATCGTACGCCATGGCATCGGCCGGGCGTTTCAGGTCGCCAGCATCTTTCCGTCGCTCACGGTGCACGAGACCATGCTGGCCGCGGTCTGTGCCGATCAGCGCCGCGCCGGCGTGCTGCACCGGCGTTTTCCATTGGCCGAAACCCGCGACCGCGCCGAGCACGCCATGGAATTGCTGGGGTTGGCTTCTAAGCGCGACCGCACCGCCGCGACGCTGTCGCATGGCGACCAGAAATTGCTCGATATCGCGCTGGCGCTGGTGCTCGAACCCAAGGTGCTACTGCTCGACGAACCCACCGCCGGGATGGGCACCGAAGAGCGCTGGCGTATGATCGACAAGGTCCACGAGCTCTGGCAGAAGCAGAAGATCACGGTGGTGTTCATCGAGCACGACATGGATATCGTGTTCAAGATTGCACCTGAGATCGTCGTGCTCTGTTACGGCCGCATTCTTGCCACCGGCACGCCGGATGCGATCCGACGTGATCCAGCGGTCATCGAGGCCTATCTCGGTACCGAGCATCAAGCCGAGGCCGCGCTATGA
- a CDS encoding flavin-containing monooxygenase yields the protein MNVELPRKKLDLASAIAEGDIRVLLMVLVHMTGDERWLEPPYKPKRDVRLIPDPQAGVPPEIQAEIRAAVLKLFENGAPQPVMTDPGNKLMLRMMCATLGGENVAPEYAPLMREEMGFVPREARWSKPPESEKLAGQHVLIVGAGVCAIALGVALGRLGIPYTIVEKNAELGGTWYVNRYPGCGVDTPNHSYSFSFGARNPWTRYFAKRQELLDYLKKVALEYDIRKHLRLNTELTSSRWDENKRRWISILKTAGGEEIFESTTLVSAIGQLNDPSPAHFKGEETFEGETLHSALWSDDIEFDGKHVAVIGTGATAMQLVPAIADRVASVTVYQRTAQWARPVEGLNDPISDGAQWLLAHLPFYVQWYRFNMFWRYGDGLLPFLRKDPDWPHPDRAVNKGNDRHREELTNFIHSELKDRPDLIEKCVPTYPPYGKRILLDNGWFSTLTRPNVELVTDGIDRFVPDGIVTSDGKLRPADIIVISTGFKVTEMAARLNISGRGGKNLKVAWANDNPTAYLGLTVPDFPNFFVMLGPNSGPAHGGSVIFQSECQSRYISSCLVAMIEQGVAAIDVDPAAHDQYIRKVDAEHEQLIWTHPGMTTYYRNGQGRVFSAMPWRFVDYWSMTHDPDFTQYRQTKI from the coding sequence ATGAACGTGGAATTGCCGCGCAAGAAGCTCGATCTCGCATCGGCCATCGCCGAAGGCGATATCCGCGTGCTCTTGATGGTGCTGGTGCACATGACCGGCGACGAGCGCTGGCTGGAGCCGCCGTACAAGCCGAAGCGTGACGTTCGCCTGATCCCCGATCCGCAAGCCGGCGTCCCGCCGGAAATCCAGGCGGAAATCCGCGCCGCTGTTTTGAAGCTGTTCGAGAACGGCGCGCCCCAACCGGTGATGACGGACCCCGGCAACAAATTGATGCTGCGCATGATGTGCGCGACGCTCGGCGGCGAGAATGTAGCGCCCGAATACGCGCCGCTGATGCGCGAGGAAATGGGATTTGTTCCGCGCGAGGCACGGTGGAGCAAACCTCCGGAAAGCGAAAAGCTGGCCGGACAACACGTATTGATCGTCGGTGCCGGCGTCTGCGCGATTGCGCTCGGCGTAGCGCTCGGCCGGCTCGGCATCCCCTATACCATTGTCGAGAAGAACGCCGAACTCGGCGGCACCTGGTATGTCAACCGCTACCCCGGCTGCGGCGTCGATACGCCGAACCATTCCTATTCGTTCTCGTTCGGCGCGCGAAATCCATGGACCCGATATTTCGCCAAGCGGCAGGAGCTGCTCGACTACCTCAAGAAGGTCGCGCTCGAATACGACATCCGAAAGCATCTTCGCCTCAATACCGAACTGACGTCGTCACGCTGGGACGAGAACAAGCGCCGCTGGATTTCGATATTGAAGACAGCGGGCGGCGAGGAGATCTTCGAATCGACCACGCTCGTCAGTGCGATCGGCCAGCTCAACGACCCCTCGCCCGCGCATTTCAAGGGCGAAGAAACCTTTGAGGGAGAGACGCTGCACTCGGCCTTGTGGTCCGACGACATCGAGTTCGACGGCAAGCACGTCGCCGTGATCGGCACCGGCGCGACCGCGATGCAACTGGTGCCGGCGATTGCCGACCGTGTCGCATCGGTCACCGTCTATCAACGCACCGCGCAATGGGCCCGGCCGGTCGAAGGACTGAACGACCCCATCTCCGACGGCGCGCAATGGCTGCTCGCGCATCTGCCGTTCTATGTGCAGTGGTACCGCTTCAACATGTTCTGGCGCTATGGCGACGGCCTGCTGCCATTCCTGCGCAAGGATCCGGACTGGCCGCATCCCGATCGTGCCGTCAACAAGGGCAATGACCGCCATCGCGAGGAATTGACGAACTTCATCCATTCCGAACTGAAAGACCGTCCCGACCTCATCGAGAAATGCGTGCCGACCTATCCGCCCTACGGCAAGCGCATCCTGCTCGACAATGGCTGGTTCAGCACGCTGACCAGGCCGAATGTCGAACTGGTCACCGACGGCATCGATCGCTTTGTGCCCGACGGCATCGTCACGTCAGACGGAAAATTGCGGCCCGCCGACATCATCGTCATCTCGACCGGCTTCAAGGTCACGGAGATGGCGGCGCGCCTCAACATCAGCGGACGTGGCGGCAAGAATCTGAAAGTGGCCTGGGCCAACGACAATCCGACCGCCTATCTCGGCCTGACCGTACCGGACTTTCCAAACTTCTTCGTCATGCTCGGACCGAATTCCGGCCCGGCGCATGGCGGCAGTGTGATCTTCCAGTCCGAGTGCCAGAGCCGTTACATCTCGTCATGTCTCGTCGCGATGATCGAGCAAGGCGTCGCCGCGATCGATGTCGATCCCGCCGCGCACGATCAGTACATCCGAAAAGTCGATGCCGAACATGAGCAGTTGATCTGGACCCATCCCGGCATGACCACCTACTACCGCAACGGACAAGGCCGGGTGTTCTCGGCGATGCCGTGGCGCTTCGTCGATTACTGGTCGATGACGCACGATCCGGATTTCACTCAATACCGGCAAACCAAAATCTGA
- a CDS encoding SDR family NAD(P)-dependent oxidoreductase, with protein sequence MTADGIVLVTGGSRGIGAATAVLLAEQGRRVVITDIKPETLAGTDTILWPAPFDVASESAVVNGIADIEAAHGPISGLVNAAGVFGKMHPIERVRMDQWDREVNIDLRGTFLVARSVGVKMAERRHGAIVNVASVAGMSSGPIHAYTAAKAGVIQITQTLAAEWGRAGVRVNAVSPGFTRTAALEAGIASGALNRQLLESPTAMNRLVEPSEVAQAIVWLLSPMSSGVTGVNLPVDAGYIAGTTWAAYGGLPKAPGASA encoded by the coding sequence ATGACCGCTGACGGTATCGTTCTCGTCACCGGCGGCAGCCGCGGCATTGGCGCTGCGACCGCGGTGCTGCTGGCCGAGCAAGGCCGCCGCGTCGTGATCACGGATATCAAGCCGGAAACGCTTGCGGGGACGGACACAATCCTGTGGCCCGCGCCGTTCGATGTCGCCAGCGAAAGCGCCGTCGTGAACGGGATCGCCGATATCGAGGCCGCGCACGGCCCGATCAGCGGCCTCGTCAATGCCGCCGGCGTGTTCGGCAAGATGCACCCGATCGAACGGGTGCGGATGGATCAATGGGACCGCGAGGTCAATATCGACCTGCGCGGCACCTTTCTGGTCGCCCGCAGCGTCGGCGTAAAAATGGCCGAACGCCGCCATGGCGCCATCGTCAATGTCGCCTCCGTGGCCGGCATGAGCTCCGGCCCGATCCACGCCTATACCGCCGCGAAAGCCGGCGTCATCCAGATCACGCAGACGCTCGCCGCCGAATGGGGCCGCGCCGGCGTGCGCGTCAATGCGGTGTCGCCGGGTTTCACCCGCACCGCCGCCCTCGAAGCCGGCATCGCCTCAGGTGCGCTGAACAGGCAACTGCTCGAAAGCCCGACGGCGATGAACCGGCTGGTCGAACCGTCAGAGGTCGCGCAGGCGATCGTGTGGCTGTTGTCGCCGATGAGCAGCGGCGTCACCGGGGTAAACCTACCGGTCGATGCCGGCTATATCGCAGGCACGACCTGGGCCGCCTATGGCGGCCTGCCGAAAGCACCGGGAGCGTCAGCATGA
- a CDS encoding AMP-binding protein, which produces MINLSSFIAFHARRTPDRAALKYRGEDISYAAFDARIRNVGGWLISRGIGPGDVVAVLMKNSAAFLELVFAASHIGAVFLPINYRLSADEVGYIVGNSGARLLMADEELADIAAGGAPVVLLDVSAQSTATRLAPDIAPAPMHVRQPRDLMRLMYTSGTTDRPKGVMLTYENIYWKSADQTLVLGLNADTRLLVVGPLYHVGALDLPGIAVLWHGGMLSIHRNFEPEAALAAIEAEKLNAAWFAPVMTTAILTCPARDNYDVSSLRWAIGGGEKTPEVRIRAFSEYFTNARYIDAYGLTESCGGDTFMDAGREIEKIGSTGRAIAHVEIEIRDDAGHRLAAGENGEICLRGPKVTQGYWKDPEKTAAAFFGDWFRTGDVGYLDDDGFLYLTDRKKDMIISGGENIASSEVERVIYELPQVREVAVIGMPDPRWGEKPVAIVVLGDGAALDLTALADHCRARLAGFKVPKHLIIRDSLPRNPSGKVLKRVLRAELEAHA; this is translated from the coding sequence ATGATCAACCTATCCAGCTTCATTGCCTTTCACGCCCGGCGGACGCCGGATCGCGCCGCGCTGAAATACCGCGGCGAAGACATCTCCTATGCCGCGTTCGATGCCCGCATCCGGAACGTCGGCGGCTGGTTGATCTCGCGCGGCATCGGTCCCGGCGACGTCGTCGCGGTGCTGATGAAGAACAGCGCGGCATTTCTCGAACTGGTGTTTGCCGCGAGCCATATCGGCGCAGTGTTTCTGCCGATCAACTACCGCCTCTCGGCCGACGAGGTCGGCTACATCGTCGGCAATTCCGGCGCGCGCCTTCTGATGGCGGATGAAGAACTCGCCGATATTGCGGCCGGCGGCGCACCGGTGGTGCTGCTCGATGTATCAGCGCAATCGACCGCCACGCGGCTGGCGCCGGATATCGCGCCTGCCCCGATGCACGTCCGCCAACCGCGTGACCTGATGCGGCTGATGTACACGTCAGGGACCACGGACCGGCCCAAGGGCGTAATGCTCACTTACGAGAACATCTACTGGAAATCAGCCGACCAGACGCTGGTGCTAGGACTGAACGCGGACACGCGGTTGCTGGTGGTCGGCCCGCTCTATCACGTTGGCGCGCTGGATCTGCCGGGAATCGCCGTGCTCTGGCATGGCGGCATGCTTTCGATTCATCGCAATTTTGAACCGGAGGCAGCACTGGCGGCGATCGAAGCCGAGAAACTCAACGCGGCGTGGTTCGCGCCTGTCATGACCACCGCGATCCTCACCTGCCCTGCCCGCGACAACTACGACGTCTCGAGCCTGCGCTGGGCCATCGGCGGCGGCGAGAAGACGCCCGAAGTGCGCATCCGCGCCTTCTCGGAGTATTTTACGAATGCCCGCTACATCGACGCCTACGGGCTGACGGAAAGCTGCGGCGGCGACACTTTCATGGACGCCGGCCGCGAGATCGAGAAGATCGGGTCGACCGGACGCGCCATTGCCCATGTCGAGATCGAGATCCGCGACGATGCCGGCCATCGTTTGGCCGCGGGCGAGAACGGCGAGATCTGCCTGCGCGGGCCGAAGGTCACGCAGGGCTACTGGAAGGATCCGGAAAAGACCGCGGCCGCGTTCTTCGGCGACTGGTTTCGCACCGGCGATGTCGGCTATCTCGACGACGACGGCTTTCTCTATCTGACCGACCGCAAGAAGGACATGATCATTTCCGGCGGCGAGAATATCGCGTCCTCGGAAGTGGAACGCGTGATCTACGAATTGCCGCAGGTGCGCGAAGTCGCCGTCATCGGCATGCCCGACCCGCGCTGGGGCGAGAAGCCGGTCGCAATCGTGGTGCTCGGCGACGGTGCCGCGCTGGATCTGACCGCCCTCGCCGACCACTGCCGCGCGCGCCTCGCCGGCTTCAAGGTGCCGAAACACCTGATCATCCGCGACAGCCTGCCGCGCAATCCGTCCGGCAAGGTGCTCAAGCGCGTGCTGCGCGCCGAACTGGAGGCCCACGCATGA
- a CDS encoding SDR family NAD(P)-dependent oxidoreductase: MNSKQRISVVTGGASGIGEACARELASQGDLVVVVDRDLSKAEAVTASIGGRAYVADVGDELGVEACAGVIERECGPVEVLVNSAGIIQVPVRPHDLPMRTWDDVVRVDQRGTYVACLAFARAMIARGRGSIVNIASIAGMRSMPLHAYGPAKAAVIAITECLAAEWGPSGIRINAVSPGYTLTPALKNAIDKGERDTSALTANAALRRLVDPAEIARVVAFLASDAASAMTGANVPVDCGWLAGTSWSTYGGLREAGN; this comes from the coding sequence ATGAACTCAAAGCAGCGGATCAGCGTCGTCACCGGCGGCGCCAGCGGCATCGGCGAAGCCTGTGCGCGTGAACTCGCAAGCCAGGGCGATCTCGTCGTCGTTGTCGACCGCGATCTTTCGAAAGCGGAAGCCGTTACCGCCTCCATCGGCGGCCGGGCTTATGTGGCCGATGTCGGCGACGAACTCGGCGTCGAGGCCTGCGCCGGCGTGATCGAACGCGAATGCGGTCCGGTCGAGGTGCTCGTCAACTCTGCCGGCATTATTCAAGTGCCGGTGCGGCCGCACGACTTGCCGATGCGGACCTGGGACGACGTCGTTCGCGTCGACCAGCGCGGCACTTACGTGGCTTGCCTTGCGTTTGCTCGGGCCATGATCGCGCGCGGGCGCGGCAGCATCGTCAATATTGCTTCAATCGCCGGCATGCGCTCGATGCCGTTGCACGCCTATGGGCCGGCGAAGGCCGCGGTGATCGCCATCACCGAATGCCTCGCCGCCGAATGGGGACCCTCTGGCATTCGCATCAATGCGGTATCGCCGGGCTACACCCTGACCCCGGCGCTGAAGAACGCCATCGATAAAGGCGAGCGGGACACCTCTGCGCTAACAGCCAACGCCGCGCTGCGCCGGCTGGTTGATCCTGCGGAAATCGCGCGCGTGGTGGCGTTCCTGGCCTCCGATGCGGCCTCCGCCATGACGGGAGCCAACGTGCCCGTCGATTGCGGCTGGCTCGCCGGCACGTCGTGGAGCACCTATGGCGGCCTCCGGGAGGCGGGTAACTAG
- a CDS encoding branched-chain amino acid ABC transporter permease encodes MDLDALTGCLASSACLVTQTTSGFIIGMLLFLVAVGLTLIFGVLKVVNFSHGAFYMFGAYFAMTAYQFTGSFALAMLCGAAGTALLGLVFERVFMSRVYGGDVLMQLLVCYAFVLIFDDVVRMVWGPEFRSMGMPAAFQVMPLFIAGGVVPPYYLLLIGVALAMALILGLGLARTRLGKVIRAAAHNPGMVSALGINTGLIYGGVFALGGMLAGLAGALAAPVRSLTPGMGFSVLIESFIVTVIGGMGSILGALIGALLIGMIRSFGSLGFPLFTEGLMYLFMVIVLVARPTGLFGKEVA; translated from the coding sequence TTGGATCTCGACGCGCTCACCGGCTGTCTCGCCAGTTCCGCCTGCCTGGTGACGCAAACCACCAGTGGCTTCATCATCGGCATGCTGCTGTTTCTCGTCGCCGTCGGGCTGACGCTGATTTTCGGCGTGCTCAAGGTGGTGAACTTCAGCCACGGCGCCTTCTATATGTTCGGCGCCTATTTCGCGATGACCGCCTATCAGTTCACCGGCAGCTTCGCGCTGGCGATGCTGTGCGGCGCCGCCGGCACCGCGCTGCTCGGCCTTGTCTTCGAGCGCGTGTTCATGAGCCGGGTCTATGGCGGCGACGTGCTGATGCAGCTCCTGGTCTGCTACGCCTTCGTGCTGATCTTCGACGACGTCGTGCGCATGGTCTGGGGCCCGGAATTCAGATCGATGGGCATGCCGGCGGCGTTCCAGGTGATGCCGCTGTTCATCGCCGGCGGCGTGGTGCCGCCATATTATCTGCTGCTGATCGGCGTCGCACTGGCGATGGCCCTGATCCTCGGGCTCGGCCTTGCCCGCACCCGGCTCGGCAAGGTGATCCGGGCCGCGGCGCATAATCCCGGCATGGTGTCGGCGCTCGGCATCAACACCGGGCTGATCTATGGCGGTGTGTTCGCGCTGGGCGGCATGCTGGCGGGCCTTGCCGGCGCGCTCGCGGCCCCGGTGCGTTCGCTGACCCCCGGCATGGGATTTTCGGTCCTGATCGAATCCTTCATCGTCACCGTGATCGGCGGCATGGGCTCCATCTTGGGCGCACTGATCGGTGCGCTGTTGATTGGCATGATCCGCTCGTTTGGATCGCTCGGCTTTCCGCTGTTCACCGAAGGCCTGATGTACCTGTTCATGGTGATCGTATTGGTCGCGCGGCCCACCGGCCTGTTCGGCAAGGAGGTCGCATGA
- a CDS encoding ABC transporter substrate-binding protein produces MTRTRKPGVSRRATLAMMGAGAMTFAAPWVARAQAKTIKIGMPTILSGRVAQLGTSSRNAVMMEVEKVNAAGGLAGRQIEMVIRDSKGQPQEAARIARELVNTDGCELLFDGEASSGSFAVHEVARDLGVLCIHTCSEASSLTADPKQHIPNAFRSVRQGIHDSIVGGSYAAAIAKAKGLKKWATCAPDYAYGRDTTGEFTLYLKRFAPDVEIISESWPKLFQPDYTEVVTKILQAKPQALYSCLWGGDLTSYIDQANIYAMFSAMEVFAVNMADYTALTVVKNLPKGIHSGNRYIKTYPATAENAAWGDAYKAKYNEYPTNWSWQNATAVMLLSEAVKKANSTDGKKIADALRGLTIKCPFGADGTVTMRAEDQTLVGYAIGWGTTIPQEPYVPEVKPGDWKTIFELEAEWKKSKGYT; encoded by the coding sequence ATGACGAGAACCCGCAAGCCGGGCGTCAGCCGTCGCGCGACGCTCGCGATGATGGGCGCCGGTGCCATGACCTTTGCTGCGCCATGGGTGGCGCGCGCGCAGGCCAAGACCATCAAGATCGGCATGCCGACCATTCTGTCCGGGCGCGTCGCGCAGCTCGGCACGTCTTCGCGCAACGCCGTGATGATGGAAGTCGAGAAGGTCAACGCCGCGGGCGGTCTCGCCGGCCGGCAGATCGAAATGGTGATCCGCGATTCCAAGGGACAGCCGCAGGAAGCCGCCCGCATCGCGCGCGAACTGGTCAACACCGACGGCTGCGAACTGCTGTTCGACGGCGAGGCCTCGTCCGGATCGTTCGCGGTCCATGAGGTGGCGCGCGATCTCGGCGTGCTCTGCATCCATACCTGTTCGGAAGCCTCGTCGCTGACCGCCGATCCCAAGCAGCACATTCCGAACGCGTTCCGCTCGGTGCGGCAGGGCATTCACGATTCCATCGTCGGCGGCAGCTATGCGGCGGCGATTGCCAAGGCCAAGGGCCTGAAGAAGTGGGCGACCTGCGCGCCCGACTACGCCTATGGCCGCGACACCACGGGCGAGTTCACGCTGTACCTGAAGCGGTTTGCGCCCGACGTCGAGATCATCAGCGAGTCCTGGCCAAAACTGTTCCAGCCCGACTACACCGAAGTCGTCACCAAGATCCTGCAGGCGAAGCCGCAGGCGCTGTATTCCTGCCTGTGGGGCGGCGATCTCACCTCCTACATCGATCAGGCCAACATCTATGCGATGTTCAGCGCGATGGAAGTGTTCGCAGTCAACATGGCCGATTACACCGCGCTCACGGTGGTGAAGAATCTGCCGAAGGGCATCCATTCCGGTAACCGCTACATCAAGACCTATCCGGCGACGGCGGAGAACGCCGCCTGGGGCGATGCCTACAAGGCCAAGTACAACGAATATCCGACCAACTGGTCGTGGCAGAACGCCACCGCAGTCATGCTGTTGTCGGAGGCGGTGAAGAAGGCCAACTCCACCGACGGCAAGAAGATCGCCGACGCGCTGCGCGGCCTGACCATCAAGTGCCCGTTCGGCGCCGACGGCACCGTCACCATGCGCGCCGAAGACCAGACCCTGGTCGGCTACGCCATCGGCTGGGGCACCACGATCCCGCAGGAACCCTATGTGCCGGAGGTCAAGCCCGGCGACTGGAAGACCATCTTCGAACTCGAAGCCGAGTGGAAGAAGAGCAAGGGCTACACCTGA
- a CDS encoding branched-chain amino acid ABC transporter permease — MTELQAGQAAAVPRIEVKARRLRYRDVLIALIAFAVLASLPMFFGSKALLDFVIRCSAFGLFATSLNLLVGYTGMISFGHGMFFGLGAYGFGLIMQRTGVPVPVAFVATLILTTIIAAVIGAICVRLKEIYFAFVTLAFQMLIHSTILSWASLTGGDQGLRGGIPRPVFLGIDLSNHVHLYVTSCALLVIGLLAMRQIAQSPFGYTLRMIRDNANRASFIGIDVWRAKLTIFVLAALFASTGGIIMALFVSGAYPEFAYWTISGEGIFINMLGGVTTFLGPMVGTVLLLILNDTVTRLTEYYGIVLGIVILFFAIGLRKGLMDFVVEWYAQRRVEPGERTP; from the coding sequence ATGACCGAATTGCAGGCGGGGCAGGCGGCCGCGGTTCCGCGCATCGAGGTCAAGGCGCGGCGCCTGCGCTATCGCGATGTGCTCATCGCGCTGATCGCTTTTGCCGTGCTGGCCAGCCTTCCGATGTTCTTCGGCAGCAAGGCGCTGCTCGATTTCGTGATTCGCTGCTCGGCCTTCGGGTTATTTGCGACCTCGCTCAACCTCTTGGTCGGCTATACCGGCATGATCTCGTTCGGCCATGGCATGTTCTTCGGCCTCGGCGCCTACGGTTTCGGTCTGATCATGCAGCGCACCGGCGTGCCGGTTCCGGTCGCCTTTGTCGCGACGCTGATCCTGACGACCATCATTGCGGCCGTAATCGGCGCGATCTGCGTGCGGCTGAAGGAAATCTATTTCGCGTTCGTGACGCTGGCGTTCCAGATGCTGATCCACTCTACCATCCTGTCCTGGGCCTCGCTGACCGGCGGCGACCAGGGCCTGCGCGGCGGCATTCCCCGGCCGGTGTTTCTCGGCATCGATCTGTCGAACCACGTCCATCTCTATGTCACGAGCTGCGCGCTGCTGGTGATCGGACTGCTAGCCATGCGCCAGATCGCGCAATCGCCATTCGGCTATACCTTGCGCATGATCCGCGACAACGCCAACCGCGCCAGTTTTATCGGCATCGATGTCTGGCGCGCCAAGCTGACGATCTTCGTGCTGGCGGCGCTGTTCGCGTCCACCGGCGGCATCATCATGGCGCTATTCGTCTCGGGCGCCTATCCCGAATTCGCCTACTGGACGATTTCGGGCGAGGGCATCTTCATCAACATGCTCGGCGGCGTCACCACCTTCTTGGGGCCGATGGTCGGCACGGTCTTGCTGTTGATCCTCAACGATACAGTGACCCGGCTGACCGAATATTACGGCATCGTGCTCGGGATCGTGATCCTGTTCTTCGCCATCGGACTTCGAAAAGGCCTGATGGATTTTGTGGTCGAATGGTACGCGCAGCGCCGTGTTGAGCCTGGGGAGCGCACGCCATGA
- a CDS encoding TetR/AcrR family transcriptional regulator, producing MTPTSQAVSGKVAKLNRVERNAWTKRKIFDAATKIVGKHGYAEASVARITEQAGVAQGTFYNHFENRQELLDQLLPKIGIDMVRFIRERTGTAQAARQEIERFGAFFDFIREVPEFLRILNEAEFFAPTGYQKHLDNIVTAYVRILQRARDAGAIEDFSDQEFEAVVYMLMGARGYLSQRYSYSGGAVTAVPDHVISAYQKLMTRGLFTTSDKGNRHDR from the coding sequence ATGACGCCAACTTCGCAAGCCGTATCGGGCAAGGTGGCAAAGCTCAACCGGGTCGAGCGCAACGCCTGGACCAAGCGCAAGATATTCGACGCCGCCACCAAGATCGTCGGCAAGCACGGCTACGCCGAAGCCTCCGTGGCCCGCATCACCGAGCAAGCCGGCGTCGCCCAGGGCACGTTCTACAATCATTTCGAAAACCGCCAGGAACTGCTCGATCAGTTGCTGCCGAAGATCGGCATCGACATGGTGCGCTTCATCCGCGAGCGCACCGGCACCGCGCAGGCGGCGCGGCAGGAGATCGAACGGTTCGGCGCGTTCTTCGACTTCATTCGCGAGGTGCCGGAATTTTTGCGCATCCTCAACGAGGCCGAATTCTTTGCGCCAACCGGCTACCAGAAACACCTTGACAATATCGTCACCGCCTACGTCCGAATTCTGCAGCGGGCGCGCGACGCCGGCGCGATCGAGGATTTCAGCGACCAGGAATTCGAGGCCGTCGTTTATATGCTGATGGGTGCGCGCGGCTATCTCAGCCAACGTTATTCCTATTCCGGCGGCGCCGTCACCGCCGTCCCCGACCATGTCATCTCGGCCTATCAAAAGCTGATGACACGCGGGCTCTTCACGACATCCGACAAAGGCAACCGCCATGACCGCTGA